A single region of the Variovorax terrae genome encodes:
- a CDS encoding MFS transporter — protein sequence MTWNRRYEFKAVGLLALGLGLVGLDRFLINPLFPVMQKDLGLNYQDLGLISGVLALTWGLASVYAGRLADRIGRKKVLVVALTLFSLLVATTGLASGLISLLTIRALMGLAEGAYVPPSIVATVMAAKPARVGLMTGIQQMAMPLVGLGLGPVLAVALLKVVPSWHWVFAVAALPGLVLAVVMAKVLHDDATPAVAQQSAPPQSGRWPEVLHYRDVIVNTAAMVCYLTCMITLGAFMPNYLTDHLHLSLDQMSLVLAGMGGGSAGLLILPALSDRFGRKPVMVVALVIELIALGLLPGMGAEPGRLFAILLVAMFMNAGVVGITVGPLTSGAVPRHLATTATGIVVGVGEVLGGAMAPAVAGAMAHRLGIEVILAIALAACAAALALVALGVRELGAPQPHTKYSTEEGRS from the coding sequence ATGACCTGGAATCGCCGCTACGAATTCAAGGCCGTCGGCCTGCTGGCCCTCGGGCTCGGCCTGGTAGGCCTGGACCGCTTTCTCATCAACCCGTTGTTTCCAGTGATGCAGAAAGACCTGGGGCTGAACTACCAGGATCTGGGGCTGATCTCCGGTGTGCTGGCGCTGACCTGGGGTCTAGCCTCGGTGTATGCCGGGCGCCTGGCGGATCGCATCGGCCGCAAGAAGGTACTGGTGGTTGCGCTCACATTGTTCTCGCTGCTCGTCGCCACCACCGGATTGGCTTCCGGCCTTATCAGCCTGCTGACGATTCGCGCATTGATGGGCCTAGCCGAGGGGGCTTACGTGCCGCCCAGCATCGTGGCCACCGTGATGGCCGCCAAGCCGGCCCGGGTGGGCCTGATGACCGGCATTCAGCAGATGGCGATGCCGCTGGTCGGTCTGGGCCTGGGACCGGTGCTGGCGGTGGCCCTCCTGAAAGTCGTTCCTTCATGGCATTGGGTGTTCGCGGTCGCAGCGCTGCCCGGCCTGGTGCTGGCCGTGGTGATGGCCAAAGTGCTGCATGACGATGCAACGCCAGCCGTGGCGCAGCAGTCTGCCCCGCCGCAGTCGGGGCGCTGGCCGGAGGTATTGCACTACCGCGACGTCATCGTCAACACCGCCGCCATGGTCTGCTACCTGACTTGCATGATCACGCTGGGCGCTTTCATGCCCAACTACCTGACCGACCACCTGCACCTGAGCCTGGACCAGATGAGCCTGGTCCTGGCCGGAATGGGCGGCGGCAGCGCGGGCCTGCTCATCCTGCCCGCGCTGTCGGACCGCTTCGGCCGCAAGCCCGTGATGGTGGTGGCGCTGGTGATCGAGCTGATCGCGCTGGGCCTGCTGCCGGGCATGGGCGCCGAGCCAGGCAGGCTGTTCGCCATCCTGCTGGTGGCGATGTTCATGAACGCCGGCGTGGTCGGCATCACCGTGGGCCCGCTGACCAGCGGAGCCGTGCCGCGCCACCTGGCCACCACGGCCACCGGCATCGTGGTGGGCGTTGGCGAGGTGCTGGGGGGCGCCATGGCGCCCGCCGTGGCTGGTGCCATGGCTCACCGCCTGGGCATTGAGGTCATCCTGGCAATCGCGCTGGCCGCATGTGCGGCTGCGCTCGCGC